In one Candidatus Palibaumannia cicadellinicola genomic region, the following are encoded:
- the pgsA gene encoding CDP-diacylglycerol--glycerol-3-phosphate 3-phosphatidyltransferase, with translation MQLNIPTYLTLFRIVIIPFFVLTFYLPFQWGPLASALIFVLAAVTDWLDGFLARYYKQTTRFGACLDLVADKVMVAVALVLVAEHFHTWWITLPAATIIAREIFISALREWMAKVGKCRNVVVTWISKVKTTTQMLALVALLWRSQELVTLIGIVALYIATMLTLWSMFQYLYVVWRAMVRKKRQLS, from the coding sequence ATGCAATTAAATATACCGACTTATCTGACTTTGTTCCGTATTGTCATAATACCGTTCTTTGTCCTAACCTTCTATTTACCCTTTCAGTGGGGGCCGCTTGCAAGTGCGTTAATTTTCGTTCTTGCGGCGGTTACTGACTGGTTAGATGGTTTTTTAGCACGCTACTATAAACAAACTACCCGCTTTGGTGCATGTCTTGATCTAGTTGCAGATAAGGTTATGGTAGCTGTTGCGCTAGTACTAGTAGCAGAACATTTTCATACCTGGTGGATAACGTTACCAGCCGCTACTATAATTGCACGCGAAATTTTTATCTCTGCGTTACGAGAATGGATGGCAAAAGTAGGTAAATGTCGTAACGTTGTCGTTACTTGGATTAGCAAAGTCAAAACAACTACACAAATGCTAGCATTAGTAGCACTACTATGGCGCTCTCAAGAGCTAGTTACGTTGATAGGCATTGTTGCTTTGTATATCGCAACAATGTTGACCTTATGGTCAATGTTTCAGTATTTATACGTTGTATGGCGCGCTATGGTACGAAAAAAACGTCAATTATCTTGA
- the pgl gene encoding 6-phosphogluconolactonase, with protein sequence MKTIVYVSCPESKQIHVLQMDNRGILTRLQVVNTPGIGQPMTINPAKTHLYLGVRPVCSVVSYRIDINHGLLSEVGRASLSSSPTHLTTDLLGRTLYCASYNGSCLSVSPINEQGIVGAPMQIIDQLINCHSSNVDTNNLVVWVPCLKEDRIRLFHRAKAGTLIPYEPKAVQCMIGAGPRHMAFHYAGGYAYTINELDSTVTICTTHNPCIIQTIDIMPAYLDDSRWAADIHITPDGRWLYCSDRSASIIVCCSVSENGRVLHLMRHQTTEIQPRGFNIDTTGRYLIVSGQKSNSVTVYGIDKQNGVLNQLSRYAVGQGPICVVIINL encoded by the coding sequence ATGAAGACAATTGTCTATGTTTCCTGTCCTGAAAGTAAACAAATTCATGTGTTACAGATGGATAACAGGGGTATACTAACGCGACTACAGGTGGTCAATACGCCGGGAATAGGGCAGCCAATGACCATCAATCCCGCTAAAACACATCTGTATCTTGGTGTACGTCCTGTTTGTAGCGTAGTTAGCTACCGCATTGATATTAATCATGGTTTACTCAGTGAAGTAGGCCGAGCGTCACTATCTAGCAGCCCAACCCATTTAACCACTGATTTATTAGGCCGTACCTTGTACTGTGCTTCTTATAACGGTAGCTGTTTAAGCGTCAGCCCAATCAATGAACAAGGTATTGTGGGCGCGCCGATGCAAATTATCGATCAGTTAATAAATTGTCATTCATCTAATGTGGATACTAATAATCTAGTCGTATGGGTTCCTTGTCTAAAAGAAGACCGTATCCGTCTATTCCATAGAGCTAAAGCAGGTACCTTAATACCCTATGAACCAAAAGCAGTGCAGTGTATGATCGGTGCTGGTCCGCGCCATATGGCATTTCATTATGCTGGTGGATATGCTTATACTATCAACGAACTGGATAGTACCGTTACGATATGCACAACCCATAATCCGTGTATAATACAAACTATAGATATTATGCCAGCTTATTTAGACGATTCTAGATGGGCAGCAGACATTCATATAACCCCTGATGGCCGATGGTTATATTGTAGTGATCGTAGTGCAAGTATCATCGTCTGTTGTAGTGTATCAGAGAATGGCAGGGTATTACATCTAATGAGACATCAGACCACTGAAATCCAGCCAAGAGGATTCAATATCGATACTACAGGGCGCTATTTAATTGTCAGCGGCCAGAAATCCAATTCTGTTACGGTGTATGGTATAGATAAACAAAACGGCGTCCTAAATCAATTGTCCCGTTACGCTGTCGGTCAAGGTCCCATCTGCGTAGTAATTATTAACTTGTAG
- the bioA gene encoding adenosylmethionine--8-amino-7-oxononanoate transaminase has protein sequence MHQDYLAFDRRHIWHPYTSMTHPLPSYPVLSAAGCELTLSDGRRLVDGMSSWWAAIHGYNHPVINQAMNDQISRMSHVMFGGITHYPAVELCQRLVALAPSGLECVFLADSGSVAVEVAMKMAIQYWQASGKPRGKFLALRQGYHGDTFGAMSVCDPDNSMHRLYQNYLPTHLFVDSPQRRFGDTWRAGDDLNLSTTLATHHTSLTAVILEPIMQGVGGMHFYHPYYLRLVRELCDQYGLLLIADEIATGFGRTGEWFACDHAGISPDILCVGKALTGGVMTLSATLTRRHVAETISNSDAGCFMHGPTFMGNPLACAAANASLSLLEDESWRPRVAAITAQLRAGLLPLLSHPQVRDVRVLGAIGVVETKLPIALSTLQSWFVDQGVWIRPFGRYIYLMPPYIINVEAMQHLIYAIASALDYKTHFLA, from the coding sequence ATGCACCAAGACTACCTTGCTTTTGATCGCCGTCATATCTGGCATCCCTATACTTCAATGACCCATCCATTACCTAGCTATCCCGTTCTATCAGCTGCCGGCTGTGAACTCACCCTGAGCGATGGACGTAGGTTGGTAGACGGAATGTCTTCCTGGTGGGCAGCCATTCATGGTTATAACCATCCGGTCATTAACCAAGCAATGAACGATCAAATAAGCCGTATGTCACACGTTATGTTTGGCGGCATTACCCACTATCCAGCGGTAGAGTTATGCCAACGTCTTGTAGCGTTGGCACCTTCTGGCCTAGAGTGTGTTTTTTTAGCTGATTCCGGATCTGTAGCGGTAGAAGTTGCTATGAAAATGGCTATACAATATTGGCAGGCTAGCGGAAAGCCGCGTGGTAAGTTTCTAGCTTTACGCCAAGGTTATCACGGTGATACTTTTGGCGCGATGTCTGTATGCGATCCCGACAACTCTATGCATAGATTGTATCAAAACTATCTACCGACACACTTGTTTGTAGATTCACCACAACGACGTTTTGGAGATACCTGGCGCGCTGGCGACGATCTGAACCTTAGTACCACTCTTGCTACTCATCATACGTCTCTGACTGCTGTTATTCTGGAACCTATTATGCAGGGCGTAGGCGGCATGCACTTTTACCATCCGTACTACTTGAGGCTCGTACGCGAGTTATGCGATCAATATGGGTTACTACTGATTGCTGATGAAATAGCTACCGGCTTCGGTCGTACCGGTGAATGGTTTGCCTGTGATCACGCCGGTATCTCACCGGATATTCTCTGCGTAGGTAAAGCGCTAACCGGTGGCGTAATGACACTATCCGCCACATTAACGCGCCGTCATGTCGCAGAAACTATTAGTAATAGTGATGCAGGCTGCTTTATGCATGGTCCAACTTTCATGGGTAACCCGCTTGCCTGTGCTGCCGCCAATGCCAGTCTTTCATTACTAGAAGACGAAAGCTGGCGCCCGCGTGTTGCGGCTATTACTGCGCAACTACGTGCTGGTTTACTACCTTTATTAAGTCACCCGCAAGTCCGAGATGTGCGAGTATTAGGGGCTATTGGTGTCGTAGAAACTAAATTGCCAATAGCGTTGTCTACGCTACAGAGCTGGTTTGTTGATCAAGGAGTTTGGATTAGACCATTTGGCAGGTATATTTATCTCATGCCGCCATATATTATTAATGTAGAAGCGATGCAGCATTTAATTTACGCCATAGCTAGTGCTCTAGATTATAAAACTCATTTTTTAGCATAA
- the bioF gene encoding 8-amino-7-oxononanoate synthase, with translation MAGSWIQRIEKALVLRQHEQAYRYRKQVSCGNNRILIYQGKRYLNFSSNDYLGLARHPEVIAAWQEAAVEEGIGSGGSGHVIGYSLRHQRLESRLAYWLGFPRALLFCSGYVANQAVVSALTAAGDHILADRLSHSSLIQAAIQSPAELRRFRHNDVSALQRLLQRFCVGNRLVITEGVFSMDGDQAPLPAMIQCTHTVDGWLMVDDAHGFGVLGAEGRGCCWDKDSRPDVLIVTFGKAVGVSGAAVLCQVPVAEYLLQFATHLIYSTALPPATVAAIDAALTVICSGRGEVLRQRLRYYIDSFRYGAQALGYALAPSETAIQPLLIGDNFSALILANKLRERGLWLTAIRPPTVPSGTARLRITLTAAHKYGDIQQLLEALANVKHT, from the coding sequence ATGGCTGGTTCATGGATACAGCGTATCGAAAAAGCTTTAGTCCTGCGGCAGCATGAACAAGCTTATCGATATCGCAAGCAAGTAAGTTGCGGTAATAACCGTATATTGATCTACCAGGGCAAACGTTATCTAAATTTTTCCAGTAATGACTACCTTGGGCTGGCGCGTCACCCAGAGGTTATTGCTGCCTGGCAGGAGGCGGCAGTAGAGGAAGGAATTGGCTCGGGTGGTTCGGGCCATGTTATCGGTTATAGTCTGAGACATCAGCGGCTAGAAAGCCGGTTAGCTTACTGGCTTGGTTTTCCACGTGCATTATTATTTTGCTCTGGTTATGTCGCTAATCAAGCAGTCGTAAGCGCATTGACAGCAGCTGGCGATCATATTCTAGCGGATCGTTTGAGCCATTCCTCTTTAATTCAAGCGGCTATTCAATCTCCGGCGGAGCTAAGACGTTTTCGCCATAACGACGTTAGTGCGTTACAACGGTTACTGCAACGCTTTTGTGTTGGTAACCGCTTGGTAATCACAGAAGGTGTTTTCAGCATGGATGGCGATCAGGCGCCATTGCCTGCGATGATACAATGTACACATACTGTAGATGGCTGGTTGATGGTGGATGATGCCCATGGTTTCGGTGTATTAGGTGCAGAGGGACGCGGATGTTGCTGGGATAAAGACTCTCGTCCGGATGTGCTAATAGTGACGTTTGGTAAAGCGGTAGGGGTGAGTGGTGCCGCAGTTTTGTGCCAGGTACCCGTTGCAGAATATCTACTACAGTTTGCCACGCATCTGATTTATAGCACAGCCCTACCTCCAGCAACAGTAGCAGCGATAGACGCAGCTCTTACTGTTATCTGTAGCGGTCGGGGAGAAGTCTTACGTCAGCGGTTGCGATACTATATTGATAGCTTTCGCTATGGTGCACAGGCACTTGGTTATGCGTTAGCACCATCAGAAACAGCTATTCAGCCACTATTAATAGGCGATAATTTCAGTGCATTAATTTTGGCAAACAAGCTACGGGAACGTGGCCTATGGTTAACCGCTATTCGTCCACCCACAGTGCCATCTGGTACCGCTCGCCTACGTATAACCCTGACGGCCGCCCATAAGTACG